The genomic interval TCTGGTGATGGACGGCGGACGCATTGTCGAGCGGGGAGACCACGCGACTCTCCTCGCCCGGGCCGGGCTGTACCGCCGCCTGTACGACCTCCAGTTCGACGCGGGGGCCCTGGCCGGCAGCACGTGACCGCGAAACCCGTCCGGCATCGCTTGGAGTACGGAGCCTTCAGTTTGGTCACCGCGCTCTTCTTCGTGATGCCCGAAAGGGGTGCCGTTGCGCTTGCGACCTTCTTGGGATGGCTGGCGGGCAGCGTGCTGCGGATTCGGCGAACGGTGGTCGACGAGCACCTCGTGCTTGCGTTCCCCGATCGACCTCGCGGCTGGAGGAATCGCGTGGCGCGCGCCAGCTACGTGCATCTCGCGCGCGAGTGGATGGCCACGTTCCGGCTCACGCGACTGGATCGGGACAAGATTCTCTCTCGCACGAACATGGTCGGCTTCGACGCGTTCAAGGCGGCGGTCGAGGAGGGGAAGGGCGTGGTGCTCATGACCGGACACCTCGGGAACTGGGAGTTCTGTGCGGCGGGCTTCACCGCGAGGGGTATTCCCCTGGACGCGGTCGCGAAGAGCATGGCCAATTCGGAGTTCGGCGCCGCGTTGATCGAGGCGCGCGAGCGGATCGGGATGGGCGTCATCGACGTGGACGAGGCGCCGCGAGGGGTGCTGCGAAGTCTGCGCGCGGGGCGCGTCGTGGCGATGCTGGCCGATCAGAACGCCCATCGCGGCGGGATTTTCGTGCCGTTCTTCGGGAAGCTCGCGTCGACGGCGCGGGGTCCGGCTGTCTTCGCGCTCCGCACCGGTGCTCCTATGTTTCTGGGCATCCCGCTTCGCGATCCGGGTTGGAAGCAGGAGTACACGGTCGAGCTGCGCCGCATCGACTTCCAGCCGTCCGGCAGCCTCGATGCGGACGTGCAGGCGCTGACCGCGGTACACACGGCGGCGCTGGAGCAGGCCATAGGGGAGGCTCCGGAGCAGTACTTTTGGCAGCACAAGCGCTGGAAAAAGCGCCCTGAGGGGGAGCCGCTGAAGGAGGGGGAGCCGCTGTAGGAGCGATGGAACTTCGGAACGCAGGAACCGCGCTTGTGCCTCCCGGTATAAGCCGTCGATCGGTGACTCGGGACTCCGTGCACCGGCGACGGCTAGGTTGATCCCTCACGGCGATGACGGCCCCGTGATCTACGTCTGCATCCCAGCGCACAACGAAGCCTCGACCATCGGCGTCCTTCTGTGGAAGGTGCGTCGCGTTCTCGGCGAGTTCGATCGGGACTACCGGATCGTCGTGCACGACGATGCGTCCACGGACGATACCCAGGCGGTGCTCGAACGCTACAGGCGGGCGGTACCGCTCACGGTCCTCAAGTCCGACGAGCAGATCGGCTACAGCGCCTCGGTGGAGAAGCTGCTCCGTCACGTCGTGAAGGAGGCGCCCTACCCAAAACGTGATTGCGCTGTCGTGCTGCAGGGGGACTTCACGGAAGATCCCGAGGACGTCGTGGGGCTCGTAAGGGTGCTCGAGGGCGGGGCCGACATCGTCGCGGGAGCGATCGAGGAGGGTGATCGCCCTCTGCCGCGCGCGGTCCGCCTGGTTCGCGCGCTTGCGCGCGCGCTTCTGCGTGGCGTGGTCGCGCGGGCGCCCGTGTCGGACCCCCTGAGCGGCTTGCGCGCCTACCGGGTGATCGTGCTCAAGAAGGCGCTGCGCGATCGCCCGGTGGAGGAGCCGCTCTTGGAGTCGGAGGGGTGGGCCTCGAACGTCGAGCTGCTCGGCAGGCTCGCGCCCCACGCACGCCGCATCGCCGAGTCGCCGCTCGGACTCCGCTATGACCTACGGCTACGCGAGTCGCGCTTCAGGCCTTGGAAGACCTTCATGGATCTGGCCCGCCTGCGCGGGGCGACTCTGTGGTCTTCGCTCGGCACGGAAACGGTATGAGTGCCGTCGTGCTGCGCGGCAGGTGGGCTGTGCTCGGCGGCCTCGCGCTGTCCGCGCTCGTTCTTCCGCCGTCGTTGCTCTCACAAGACAACGAGGATGCGCGGGACCCCGTGGCGACTCTCGACAGCCTCGCCGCCCTATACCCGACGAACGAGCTCGCGGCCGCGGTTCCGTTCGGGCCCGGGGAGCAGATGCGCTACCGGGTCGAGATCGGTTGGTTCGACGTTGGCGAAGGCCACATGACGGTCGAGGCGCTCGACAGCGTGCGCGGCAACAGCACCTACCGCGCGACGATGGAGATCGACGCCGGCATACTGGGCCTCAGAGTGCACGATATCTACACGACGTTCTTCGACGTGAGCACGCTGCAGAGCTGGCGGTTCCTGCGCGAGATGAACCAGGTGACGTACCACGCAACCCGTCACTACGAGTTCTATCCCGAAGAGGGCATTTGGGAGAACGAGGACAAGGAAGAGGGGCACAAGGACAGGTTCGGTCCGCTCGGGTCGTCCCTCCCGCTCGACGACATCTCCCTTATCTACTTCCTGCGCCAGATGCCGCTCGAGGTAGGAAAGACCTACACGCTGTCGCGCTACTTCAAGAAGGACGGTAACCCGCTCGTGATCAAGGTCCTGCGCAAGGAACGGAAAAAAGTCGACGCTGGCGAGTTCGACTGCATCGTCGTGCAGCCGATCATCCAGACGAGCGGCATGTTCTCCGAGGGTGGCGAAGCAGAGATCTGGCTCAGCGACGACGACCGTCGGCTGATGGTCTACATGAAGAGCAATATCCAGGGTTTCCCGGGCGCGCTGGAGCTGTACCTGAAGGAGTATCGGCCGGGCGTGCCCCTGCACCCCGACTCGAGGGTGGAGGCTGCGGAGGCTAGGGAAGCCCGCGCCGAGGCAGACGCAGCCGTCGGTCGGTGACGGGCGGGCTAGCTCGAGACTCGCTCTTTCTCCGCGGTAGCTCGTCGACGCCAATGGCGATCCGATGGGGATGAGACGGGTCCGGACCAAGATGGTCTGGCTGCTCGTCCTCCCGTTTCTCTGGTTTGCGCAGCCCACGCGCGGACTGCTCATTCTCGGCGCTGCGCTCGCCGCCGGTGGCTTGTTCATCCGCGGCTGGGCCGCGGGAACCATCCGCAAAGACGAGGACCTCACGACCTCGGGCCCGTACGCGTACATGCGGAATCCGCTGTACGTCGGCAGCTTTCTCATCGGGCTCGGCGTCACGCTCGCGGGTGGGCACTGGATCTGGCCCGCGCTCTTCTTCGCTTTCTATGTCGGCGTGTACGGGCGCACGATGTCCCAAGAGACCGAACTGCTCACCCAACTCTTCGGTGATCGCTTCTTATCCTACGCGCAGAACGTGCCGGCGCTGCTACCTAGGCTGACGCCGTATCGACCGGAACAGTCCGACGTGGCCGGCGGCTTCCGCCTGGCCCAGTACAAGCGCAACAATGAGTGGGAAGCGCTGCTCGGGGCGGGCGCCGCGTTCGCGTTTCTCGCTACGAAGCGGATGTGGCTCGGCTGAGTAGCTCTACGCTCTGCACCGACCCACCCCTCGGTGTGCCACGCTCCCGGACCGTCCAGCGTCGGCAACGTGTCCAACTTCGGATGCGGCCACGGCGTCACGTACCAGTACCAGCTCTCGTAGCCACCGCCCATCGGCGCCATCCCGATGCCGATGGTTTTCGACGCATGTGAGTCCTCTCCCCGTTCGACCGTGACGAGCGTCGCGATATCGAAGTGGTGGGGCCAGCAGCCACTCATGTCCCTCCTCTCGCGTCTTCCCGGCGAGCGGAAGCGAGCCGAGCGGCTCGTCGGTTTGGTCGAGCAACAGGAGGGTCAGGTCCGCAGGCCGTAGCCCCACGCGGAAGGGGTATGCACCCGCGAACGGCTCTCCCATGAACTCTCGTCGAGACGCGTCCCACGTCATGGCACGGTGGCTGTCGTCCTCGCGGGGTTCCGCGAAGCTCTGGCCGGCCGCGGCGATGAACTGGGCAGCCCAGTGGAGCTCGAGCGTCGCGTTCGTGAGATCGGCTGGTGCGACCGCCCCGAGGCGGGTCCAGGCGTCGGATGCCGACATTCGAGGTCCTCCAAAGGGGCTACACGAGAGCTACTACACGCGTACGTATCGCTCCATCGCGAGCGACACTTTCTCCAACACGGCATCCACAGTGATGCGTTGCATGCCCTCGCGATACGTCGACGTGACGGGGTATTGCTCACCAGGGTACTCGGCGTACCCGTCCACGATGAGATCCTCGAAGGCGCGATACGGTCCCAGCCGCTTCGGGTTCGTGTAGCCGTACAGCCCCACGACTGGCGTTTCGAGTGCGCGACTTATGTGCAGCGGGCCGGTATCTGGGCTGATGAGCAGCGCGCTCCCCTCGAGGATCCACACGAGCTTTCTGACATCGTCACCGAGTGCGTCGACGACGCTCGCACCGGTCGATGCGATCACCTCGTCGGCGATGCGCCGCTCGACGGGTGAGGGCCCGCCGATGATGACCGGCCGCAGACCGTGCTCGCTCTCGATCTGCTCCAGCACGCGAGCATAACCCTCGGCGTTCCAGTTCTTCTCGAGCTTGCTCGTGCCCAGCACCACCGCGCAGGCCGGCCGGTCGAGCTCGGTGAAAAAAGCGGTCTGCGCCGCGCGCTCCTCCTCGGAAAGACGAATGTCCCACGCCAACGGCTCGGGGTCGACGCCCAGGTACTCCAGGAACTCCAAGTACTGATCCTGGACGTGACGTTGACCTCTGGCGGGAATGCGCCGGTTCGTGAAGAGCCACTGCGCGTCCCGCGCGCGGGCGCGGTCGAAGCCGAGCTTCACGTCCGCGCTGGTCATTGCCGTGATCACGCCTGCCTTGAAGTAGACCTGCAAGCCGATGAGCAGATCGAAGTGGCGCCCGGCCATGGCGCGCCGCACGTCCAGGAATGCCTTCAACCCCCCGAGCCCGCGCCGGCGATGGAAGATCACGAAGTCATCGATCGCCGGATGGCCGTCGACGAGCTGGTGCGGAACAGGCTGGATCACCCACGTGATGCGGCACTCGGGCCACGCTCGCTTGAGGGCGTTCGCTACCGGCAGCACGTGTACCGCGTCGCCGAGCGCAGAGAGCATCACCATGCACACCTCGCGAGGCGGCGGTCCCGACCAGGCAGAAGTCATTAGTGCCCCGTCCCGGACACTAGCTCTCCCCGAAGCCGTCACGAAGCGCTCGCCAACACCCGTCCGATAGCTCGACGGCGTGCCGATCAGCGAGCCTTCGCAGGGAGCGCTCGAGCCGCCCACGCATGAAGTGGTGGGGGCCGGGAGCCGCCTGTGGCAGGATGTTGCAGCGATCCAGGTCGATCACGTGCGCCTCAATCTCTCCGAGGTGAATGCGAAGGAGGATGTTGCCGGCGTTGACGTCCGGATGCAGGACACGCGCGTCCTCCAGCTTGCGGACGACCTTCCCCGCGACGTGGAGGGCCTTCTCGACATCGACCTGGCTATCGCTGTTCCCGAAGAGGAGGTCTGCGAGACTTTCCGCGTCCGGGATGAGTTCGGTCGCGAGGTCGGCTCGATAGAACATGCCGGCGGAGTACGTGGCCCCGGCCACGACCGCCGGGGTCGGAACTCCCCGTTTCCGGGCTTCCACGCTCGCTTTCAGCTCGCGGACCGGACGGCTGTCCCCCCCCGCGGCTAGATATCGGTCGTCCAGGTACCGTGCCACCGCGCCGCCCCTACGGTAGTGACGCACCGCCCAGTGGTCCCGGCGGTCGGGGCCGAGCGTGGGGGCCGGAACCGCGTGGACCGTGCCGCGGCCGGTGAAGGACACTACGTGGTCATGTCCGGCTGCCCACCCGTGCAGAGTGTTCCCCCCTGCGAGGGTCGCGGCGAGCCAGTCCGCGCCGGCGGACCACACGAAGCCCTCCGAGTCGATGTCGGAGCGCACCTCGTATCCCTCCGCGCCACGGAGGATCACGCCTCCGCGGCCTCGTCGGAATCCTCGATGAGGAAGATCCCGGGGCCCTGGAGCGTCTGTCCCTTCACTTTGACGCGAAAGGTGTACTGTCCGGCGTGCGGGAAGACGACGCCTTCCATGGGCATGATGAGCTGACTTCGCGACGGCGGGTGCCCAGGCGCTTGCGCACGCACCTGGGTCTCGCCCTCGACCGTGAGAGAGATGTTGCCCTCATCGTCCTCCAGGTCTGCCTTGAAGAGATAGCGGCCCTCGTCGCTCGCGTCCCATTCGAGCACGAGCACGAGGACCAACTGGTCCTGCTGAGCCGGAAAGCCTGGCGCGGACAGGTCGCTGTAGACGCCGTGCAGGTCGATCTTCCCCTCAGGGGTCGGACGCGCGTCGTCGCAGATCGCGGAGAAACGGATTTGAGCGCTCATGATTCGCTTTGAGAAGGCTCTTCGGGAGCGACGCCCCACCCGCCGCCGCCAGGCGACCGGATGCTGATCACGTCGCCGGCGCTGACTGAGAATGTCGTTTTCCCGGGAAGGCGCTCCTCCACTCCGTCACGGATGAGGACGTTCTCGCCTGGCGCGCCGTCTTCACCCCCCTGAGCGCCGGCCGGACCGACGGTCCGTCGTTCGCACAGGAGCGTCACGCGGGCCGGGGCCAGCAGCATGAGGTCGCGCCTCAGGCCGTCCCCACCTCGGTGGAGCCCCGCACCGCCCGAGCCCCTCCGGATGCCGTAGTGGGTCACGCGGTAGGGATACGCGTGCTCGAGTGCCTCGATCGGCGTGTTGAGCGAGTTGGACATGTGGCAGTGCACACCGGAGAGGCCGGGTCCCGTCGGGCCCGCGCCCATCCCCCCTCCCACCGTTTCGTAGTATGCGAAGGCCTTGCCGTTGCGGGGGTCGACGCCACCCACCGTGATGTTGTTCATCGTGCCTTGAGACAGCGCCGGCATAAGCTCGGGAAGCGCGACCCCGAAGGCCCGCATGAGCACGTCGGTGATGCGCTGACTCGTCTCGACGTTTCCAGCCGCGACCGATGCCGGTAGCGCCGCGTTTACGAGGGACCCGTCGGGCAGCTCCATCGTGACCGCGGACATCGAGCCGCCTCCCGCTGGGAGCGGCTCACCGAGCAACGCCTCCACGACGCACCGGACGACATAGCGGACGGCCGAAGACGTGATCGCGGCGACCGCGTTGATGCCGCCGGGCACCTGGGGTGACGTCCCGGTGAAGTCGATGACGAGCCTCGGGCCTTGCACGGTCAGCGAGACCCTGATCGGGACCGGTCCCGAGCCGAAGCCGTCATCTTCCATGAAGTCCTCGGCCTCGTACCGCCCATCGGGAATCATCTCGAGCCCGGCCTCGACCAGGCGATCGGCATACTCGATGAGCGCGTCCATGGCAGCGAGGGTGTCGTCGACCCCGCGCCGTTGGGTAATCTCGAGCAGCCGGGTCGAACCCGCGTGCAGCGCCCCGAGCTGAGCGTCGAGGTCCCCAGCGCGCTCCACGGGCGTGCGTACATTGGCGAGCAGCGTCTTCCACAGGTCGTCGTTCAAGACGCCCGCGCGGTACAGTCTCACCGGAGGGATGCGAATGCCCTCCTCGAAGATCTCCCTCGCGAGTGGCATCGAGCCCGGTGTGGAGCCACCGACGTCACTGTGGTGCGCGCGCGAGGCCACGTAACCGAGCAGGCGGGTCTCGGGGCCGTGGACCGCTGAGATGAGCGTGATGTCCGGCAGGTGCGTCCCGCCCCGGAACGGATCGTTGACGCATACCACGTCGCCCGGGTCCAGGCTCCCGAGCTCCTCGAGGGCCGCCTCCACGCTCATCGGCATCGCACCGAGGTGCACCGGCATGTGGTCGCCCACCGAGACCGCGGACCTGGCCGGATTGAAGAGCGCGCACGAGTAATCCTGGCGCTCTTTGATGTTCGGCGAGAACGAGGCGCGCTTCAGGGCGGCGCCCATTTCTTCCGCCAAGGCAGTGAAGAGATGGCGGAAGACTTCGAGCGCGACTGCGTCGGACGCCGAGGGTATGGACACGTGTATGGCTTGGGTTTGGCCGATAAGGTGATCGCGGTTACGTTATCAGGCTAATGAAGAAACCTAGCTAATGAAGACCACAAACGGCGCGCGGAATGCGCGCTCATGAAACGATAAGCGGAGACTGGTTTGGGCAAAGAGAAACTCATGGAGCGGGCACGCGACGAGCTGTTTAGCCACATCAACCGTTGCGGCGTCCTGCAGGCCGAAGATGACGACAAAAAGCATTGGATGGATGAGACCATCGACTATATCGGCGAGCGTTACCCCGATCTGACCGATGGCGATTTGACGGGTCTCCGCGAGATCGGAATCCGATTCTGCCAGCCGGCCATCCCGCATGGCGCCGGCAGTGCCTCGAAGAAGCTGGACGACGCAACCGTGGCGTAACGCCGGTTCGCGAACTTCACGCAGGGGCGCGGGGAGCCGCGGGGAGCCGCGGGGAGCCTATGGGGCCTCCCGTGCCCCCTTTTTTTAGCTTCTGACTTTCAAGACGTTCGTGCTCGCCCAGCGGCGGCGAATCCTCCCAAATCCTCGGCTTTTTGTGTCGGCTTTTTGGGTGGCGAGGAGTTGGCTTCCCGCATATACTTCCGGCCGCTCGTCGCTGGATTTACCGAGGAGGACTCCATGGGCAGTAGGCGTAATTTCATCAAGACGTCGGCGGGAGTGGGTGCGGTCGCGGCTCTCGGCGTGTTTCCCAAGAGCCTGCAAGGCGCGCCGGCCGTGGTGATTCGCCGGGTGACGCCGACGTGCGTCGCGTCCGCGAACGGACTCCGTGCGGTCAGCCGGGCGATCGAAGAGCTCGCGAACGGAGCGGAAACGATCGACGCGATCGTGCGTGGCGTGAACCTCGTGGAAGAAGACCCGAACGACACGTCGGTCGGGTACGGGGGACGGCCCAACCAGGACGGGGTCGTCCAGCTCGATTCCTCCCTCATGCACGGACCCACGCGCGGTGCCGGTGCGGTCGCCGCGATCGAGGGTGTCAAGCGACCTTCGCTCGTCGCGCTCGACGTGATGCGCTACACCGATCACCACTTGCTCGTAGGTGAGGGTGCGCAGCGCTTCGCGAGGTCGATGGGGCACAAGATCGAGGATCTGCTGACCGAGGAAACCCGTCGACGTTGGATCGAATGGAGGGCGCGCCTGAGCGATCAGGACGACTACCTGATGCCGGCGGAGTCCAGCGAGCGTGTGACGCGGTTCCGCGAGCCTGAAGAGTTCGGCGACAGCCTGCTCGACTCTCACGACGGCTTTCGCCCTCAGGGTACCATCAACTGCGACATTGTCGACGCGAACGGCGACCTGTCCTCGGTCACCACGACCTCGGGTCTCGCGTATAAGATCCCCGGTCGCGTGGGCGACTCCGCCATCATCGGCGCGGGCCAGTACTGCGACAACGACGTGGGGGCCGCCGGATCGACGGGACGCGGCGAGGCGGTCATCAAGACGTGTGGCAGCTACACGGTCGTCGAGTTCATGCGCAACGGCATGCATCCGAAGGACGCGTGCCTGGAAGCGCTTCGCCGAATCGTGCACGTGACCGTGGAGTCCCGTCTCATTCGGGAGGACGGCCTTCCCAACTTCGGCGTGAACTACTATGCCGTGAACAAGAACGGTGAGTACGGCGGCGCCGCGATCTATTCGGGCGCGCGGTTCGCCGTGAGCGTGGACGGAGACTCGAGGCATGAGGACTCCGCCTATCTCTTCGAGCGCGCGCAATGACGGATGTGCTGCAGATAGACGACGAAAAGCGAGTGCTGAAGCAGTACTATGGCGGTGTCCAGATGGACTCCCCGAACGGGGGCTTCCTCATGGTACTCGGAATCCGACCTGGCGAGGGCGGCACCGCAGTGTGCTTGCTGGAGTGCAGCGTCTCGTCGCTCCGCTACCGGATCGTGATCCCCAAGGCCACGAAAACCGAGCGCAGGAAGGTCAAGGACGTACTGGATGCGGGCGACGATCCCGACTGTCCGCGCCATGGCCCTGGCACGCGCCTCGTCCGGGCAGGGAAGAACTTCGTCTGCAACTCCTGCGGAGTGGCGTATGCCCGCGCATAGCGGTCCGCGGAAGGCATCGAACCGTCTCATTTCCAGGGTGGTACGAGCTAAATCCGCGCATTAGATTGCTCTAGAAATCTCTCATTCGCGTCGACCTGCGGCGGTCGGCAAGGAGCTTCCTACATGCCCGACCGATTCCTCAGTTCAGAGGAATACGACGAGCAGGCGCACAAGCTCTACAATGATGGCGACTATGACGGGGCCCTCGAGATGCTAAAAGAGGGCCTCTCATTATATCCCAACGACGTTGAGCTCTACGTCGGCCTGGGATATGCGCGATTGGCGAGAGAGGAGTATGCCTGGGCTCGGAAGGCTTTCGAGCAGGCGGCCGTCCTAGATGGCGCCCACGAAGATGCCTTGGTCGGCCTCGGCGAGACCTTGCTCCGTTTCGGTGAGCAAGAGCGCGCGCTGAAGCTCTTCGATGAAGTCGCGGCCATGGGGTACGATGACGACATCGAGCTCATGCTCACGATGGGGCGCGCGCTGTACCGCGAGGCGCTCTATTCCCAGTGCCGAGACGTCTTCGCGAAGGCCGCCGCCGCCCGACCCGATAGCGCAGATGCCGCTGCCTCGCTCGGCTATGCGCTGCATCGACTCGGAGACGATGTCGGCGCGGGTCGCCAGATTCGCAGGGCGCTACGCCTCGATCCCGACCTGCACGAGGCGCGCGTCTATCTCGGTCACCTCTTGTACGACCGGGGCGACTGGGAAGGCGCGCTGCGCGAGCTCGAGCGTGTGCCCCCGCAGGAGCACTGGGATGCGCTTGCCGTGTGGAGGCTCATGGAGCTGAAGCGCGCGCTTTGGCATCTGGACGCCGGTGACTCACGGTTGTCGCCGTGGGAGCGGCGTCTGCGGGAACTCGAAGATCTCGACGACCCGATCGATCGGCTCTTGGCCGAGGTCGAGTCGCAGATGCGAGGCGCGGAGCCCGGTGCCTACTTCGATCCCAGCCAGCTCGAACTCTTCGAGCGGAGCCAGTCGGGAGAGTCGGAGGGCCGACACGTCGTGCGGCTCACGGACGGACACCAGGTGCGTGGGACCTGGCATGAAATTGTTCGACAGATGAGAGACCAGGCAGGCTTTTCGCATGAGACGATTGCACACTACATGCGTCGACTCGCGGAGCGCTGGCATGAGCAGAGTGGTGTGGAGATCCCGTTCGCCGACCCCGAGTCGTTCCTGAGAGCCGCCGTCGAGGCGGGGTTGGTGCGGCTGGAGGTCGAATCGGAGGAGTGATGGGCGAGACCGAACAAGTACTCTCGAGGTTCTACGGCGTACTCGTCGACGAGATTCGTGCGCAACGGCCCGACGATCTCACGGGGCCGTTCACGGTCGCGGAGATCTACCAGAACCTCGTTCCGTACGGTTCGCACCGCGACCGCATCGGTGTGGAGATGAACGGTGACTACGAAGACGCTCTGCTGCGTCTGCTCGCGGGGGAGGGCGGCTACCTGATCCTCGAGTCCGAGGCGGCGCTCCGGAACCTGCGCGAAGAGCTCGAGTCCTCGAACCCCAACACCGGCCTGTACCGCGAGTATGCTGCTGTGGACGTGCGCCTCAATTCCGACCGGCTCGGTGGACAGGAGGTCGCTTCCCAGGAGGTCCCCGTGGACGATCCGAGCTCGGACGAGCCGGAGGGCGATGTCGACGCGGGCCTTGTCAGCGCCGCCGGGGACGAGTCGGCTGAGGAGGCGTCGGAATCCGAGTCCGACGGCGAACCGCTGACCGCCTGCCGCTGGTGCCGGGCCGATCTCCCGCAGAGGGGCACGCTGAACTTCTGCCCGTTCTGCGGCATGGACGTGCACGTCGTGCCCTGTCTGGGGTGCGGCGAGGAGTTGGCGCCGGAGTGGCGTTTCTGCGCGGCCTGCGGCGCCGAGGTCCAAGCTTGAGAGGAGCGCTCCGTCAGAGGCCCTTTCTCTGTGCGCTCCTGATCGCCGCCGCCGGCACGTCGTGTCAGGTGGACTCCGAGTTGCAGCCGGATGAAGTGCTGCGCTCGGAACTCGGATTGACCGATCGTGACGAGGTTCACCGTGTGGTAATCACGGGAGGGGACGTCGAGCTGGCCGAGCCGCAGGCCACCACTATTCAGCCCGGAGCCTACCTGGAGTTCGTGACGGGTGACTGGTTCGTGCATGAGATCATCTTCGAACTCGACTCCTTGCTTCCGGAAGCTCGGGCGTTCTTGGAGAGAACGGACCAGGTCGCGTCGCCTCCGCTACTGCGGTTGGACAGCAGGTACGTGGTGGACTTCGAGGGTGGCCCTCCCGGCCGGTATCCGTTCGTCCTGGAGGGCAGTGGCGCCGCGGGGCACGGGGTGGTAGTGGTCAAAGTGAAACCCTCAGAAGGCTGTTGAAGAAGTACAGTGGGTCGCGCACATGGTGCTTGCGCGCGTTCAGGCAAGGAACGACGAGGAGTCGTAGCAGGGCGGGCACCGCCGCCGAAGGCGGTGGTCCGACGAGGAGAGACGATGGATCAACCGCGCAACCACCATGTGCCCAACACCGTGGCTGATAGGAACATACGAGTCTGTGGGTTGGGGTGGCACGGCCCCATCTCCGTCGTTGGAGCTCCTAGCCGTAGCGACGGCTATGGCGTCGTTGCTCCGCGACCCGCGCGTTGCGCGTGTGCCCTCTGGGGCCGTGGCATCCCGGGGACCCGTGCGTTAGCACGGGTGGCGGCCCGCTGTACTTCTTCAACAGCCTTCTAATGCCCAGAGTCGCGCTCATTCCCGGAGACGGTATCGGCGTCGAGGTCGTGCGCGAGGCTCGCCGCCTGCTGGAGGCGTTGAACGCGCCCGAGGGTCTCGGCTTGCAGCTGGACGACTGGGACCTCGGTGCGGAGCGGTACCTGCGCGAGGGTGTCACGATCACGGACGAGGAGTTTGCTGCGCTCGCCGAGTACGATGCCGTGCTCTTGGGGGCCCTGGGTGACCCACGCGTGCCCGGCAACGAGCACACGAAGGACATTCTGCTCGGCATGAGGTTCAAGCTCGACCTGTACGTGAACTTCCGGCCGTGCGTGCTGCTTTCGCCGGAGCTCTCGCCGCTCAGAGATCTAGCGGGCCCGCTGCGTTTGGAGCTCTTCCGCGAGAACACTGAGGGTGCCTATACGGGTATGGGGGGTAGCTTCAAGACGGGAACACCGGACGAGGTCGCGATCGAGGAAGACGTCAACACGCGAAAGGGGGTGGAGCGGATCATCCGGGCGGCCTTCGAGTTCGCGGACTCCCGTGGGCGTGGTCGCGTGACCTTGGTGGACAAGGCCAACGTCCAGAGGCATGCGGGCGGTCTTTGGCGTCGCGTCTTCGCGGAAGTGGGCGCCGGCTATCCGGACATAGACCAGGACGCGATGTATGTCGATGCCATGGTCATGGATCTGGTCCGGCGACCGGAGCGCTACGAAGTCATCGTAACGTCGAATCTCTTCGGTGATATCCTGAGCGATCTCGCCGCAGAAGTGACGGGCGGGCTGGGTCTCGCTCCTTCGGCCAATATCCATCCAGGACGGAACGCGCTGTTCGAGCCCGTGCACGGATCTGCCCCGGACATCGCGGGCACGGGAACCGCGAACCCCATTGGGGCGATTCGTTGCGTTTCGCTCATGCTCGACCACTTTGGTCGTTCTGACCTTGCGGAGCGTGTGGAGGCTGCGGTTGCCGCCTCGGTAGCAGCGGGGAGGACTACCCCCGACCTGGGGGGGAAGCACTCGACGGAAGATGTCGGCCAGTGGATCACCGCGCATGTCGCGGGCCTCCGTGCCGCGAGCAACTAGAAGCGGACCGAGACATCTGACGGGGTGAACCGGCGGCGCCCTCGGGGGGTAGTTTGTGGTCCACGATTCTTGCATCTGATTCCCGCTCGAGCTGAGGCCCAATGCCAACCCAAGGCCACCCTCGCGACGTCGTTGTTCTCTCCGGCAAGCGAACCGGGTTTGGCACTTTCGGCGGATCGCTCAAGGACTTCACGGCCACCG from Gemmatimonadota bacterium carries:
- a CDS encoding hydantoinase B/oxoprolinase family protein yields the protein MSIPSASDAVALEVFRHLFTALAEEMGAALKRASFSPNIKERQDYSCALFNPARSAVSVGDHMPVHLGAMPMSVEAALEELGSLDPGDVVCVNDPFRGGTHLPDITLISAVHGPETRLLGYVASRAHHSDVGGSTPGSMPLAREIFEEGIRIPPVRLYRAGVLNDDLWKTLLANVRTPVERAGDLDAQLGALHAGSTRLLEITQRRGVDDTLAAMDALIEYADRLVEAGLEMIPDGRYEAEDFMEDDGFGSGPVPIRVSLTVQGPRLVIDFTGTSPQVPGGINAVAAITSSAVRYVVRCVVEALLGEPLPAGGGSMSAVTMELPDGSLVNAALPASVAAGNVETSQRITDVLMRAFGVALPELMPALSQGTMNNITVGGVDPRNGKAFAYYETVGGGMGAGPTGPGLSGVHCHMSNSLNTPIEALEHAYPYRVTHYGIRRGSGGAGLHRGGDGLRRDLMLLAPARVTLLCERRTVGPAGAQGGEDGAPGENVLIRDGVEERLPGKTTFSVSAGDVISIRSPGGGGWGVAPEEPSQSES
- a CDS encoding isoaspartyl peptidase/L-asparaginase, whose protein sequence is MGSRRNFIKTSAGVGAVAALGVFPKSLQGAPAVVIRRVTPTCVASANGLRAVSRAIEELANGAETIDAIVRGVNLVEEDPNDTSVGYGGRPNQDGVVQLDSSLMHGPTRGAGAVAAIEGVKRPSLVALDVMRYTDHHLLVGEGAQRFARSMGHKIEDLLTEETRRRWIEWRARLSDQDDYLMPAESSERVTRFREPEEFGDSLLDSHDGFRPQGTINCDIVDANGDLSSVTTTSGLAYKIPGRVGDSAIIGAGQYCDNDVGAAGSTGRGEAVIKTCGSYTVVEFMRNGMHPKDACLEALRRIVHVTVESRLIREDGLPNFGVNYYAVNKNGEYGGAAIYSGARFAVSVDGDSRHEDSAYLFERAQ
- a CDS encoding tetratricopeptide repeat protein, with protein sequence MPDRFLSSEEYDEQAHKLYNDGDYDGALEMLKEGLSLYPNDVELYVGLGYARLAREEYAWARKAFEQAAVLDGAHEDALVGLGETLLRFGEQERALKLFDEVAAMGYDDDIELMLTMGRALYREALYSQCRDVFAKAAAARPDSADAAASLGYALHRLGDDVGAGRQIRRALRLDPDLHEARVYLGHLLYDRGDWEGALRELERVPPQEHWDALAVWRLMELKRALWHLDAGDSRLSPWERRLRELEDLDDPIDRLLAEVESQMRGAEPGAYFDPSQLELFERSQSGESEGRHVVRLTDGHQVRGTWHEIVRQMRDQAGFSHETIAHYMRRLAERWHEQSGVEIPFADPESFLRAAVEAGLVRLEVESEE
- a CDS encoding zinc ribbon domain-containing protein, yielding MGETEQVLSRFYGVLVDEIRAQRPDDLTGPFTVAEIYQNLVPYGSHRDRIGVEMNGDYEDALLRLLAGEGGYLILESEAALRNLREELESSNPNTGLYREYAAVDVRLNSDRLGGQEVASQEVPVDDPSSDEPEGDVDAGLVSAAGDESAEEASESESDGEPLTACRWCRADLPQRGTLNFCPFCGMDVHVVPCLGCGEELAPEWRFCAACGAEVQA
- a CDS encoding isocitrate/isopropylmalate dehydrogenase family protein, translating into MPRVALIPGDGIGVEVVREARRLLEALNAPEGLGLQLDDWDLGAERYLREGVTITDEEFAALAEYDAVLLGALGDPRVPGNEHTKDILLGMRFKLDLYVNFRPCVLLSPELSPLRDLAGPLRLELFRENTEGAYTGMGGSFKTGTPDEVAIEEDVNTRKGVERIIRAAFEFADSRGRGRVTLVDKANVQRHAGGLWRRVFAEVGAGYPDIDQDAMYVDAMVMDLVRRPERYEVIVTSNLFGDILSDLAAEVTGGLGLAPSANIHPGRNALFEPVHGSAPDIAGTGTANPIGAIRCVSLMLDHFGRSDLAERVEAAVAASVAAGRTTPDLGGKHSTEDVGQWITAHVAGLRAASN